A region of the Candidatus Hydrogenedens sp. genome:
TATATTTATTACAACCTTCTTCTCTGAAGAAATCAAAGGCGAAAATAAATCTATTAGGTAGTGGTTCGTTACTTAATGAGGCGTTAAAGGCACAGACCGTTCTGGAAGAAGAATTTAATATTTCAGCGGATGTGTGGAGTGCTACAAGTTATAAAATGCTCCGTGAAAATGCCCTCGAAATAGAACGGTGGAATACACTTCATCCGACATCCGCAAAGAAAGTCCCGTATGTGACGGAATGTTTAGATAATAAAGCCATTGCTACCATTGCCGTTTCGGATTATGTAAAATTGGTGCCGGACAGTATATCCCGATGGGTTCCTCATAAGTTTGTATCATTAGGAACGGATGGTTTTGGCCGTTCAGATACACGAGAAGCCCTGCGTGATTACTTCGAGGTAGATAGCCGTTATATCGTATTGTCCGTTTTGTTTACATTAAGTCAGGCAAAGAAAATAACAGCAGACACCGTTAAAAAATATATGCGGGATAATGATATCCCTGCGAATAAAGTATTTCCTTTAGATGTGTAAAACTAAATTTATATAAAAAAGGAACTAAACATGTCTAAAGAATTTCGACTTCCATCGTTAGGTGAGAATATTTCTGAAGCAACTATCGGTAAAATTCTTGTTAAGATAGGGGATACCATTAAAAAAGGGCAACCTGTTTTGGAAATAGAAACGGATAAAGCGGTTGCAGAAATCCCATCTACTTTGGATGGAAAGATAATGGAAATCCATGTGAAAGAAGGGCAGAAGGTAAAGCCGGGGGTTTTAATTTTTACCATGGAAGAAAAAACAGCGGTAGGAGCGGTATCCTCCGAAGCTCCGACATCACCACCTATTGAAGAAAAAGCACCTGCCGTAAAAAAAGAGATGCCCGTTTCTACTCCAGTTGAAAAAACTGTGCCGTTGCGACCCCCTTTGGTTACTGGAGTGTCTGGACAAAAGGCAAAATCAGATATTCCCATTCTGGCTTCCCCTTCGGTTCGTAGATTAGCACGCGAATTAGGGGTTTCCCTTGAAGAAGTTCCTGCGTCTGACCCATCAGGAAAAATCTCTGCGGAAGATGTTATGGCCTATCACAAACGGATAACAGAAGGAGGCACAATTTCACAGCCCGAACCGATATCCGTTATTACAACGGAAGAGACAACCTCTATCCAGATAAATGCCTCAACCGCAAAAGATTCATGGGGTCCTATTCTCGTTGAACCTATGACTACTATTCGCAAGAAAACAGCCGAGCAAATGATGCGGAGTTTATCTATCCCACAGGTAACTCATTTCGACAAAGCCAATATCACACAATTAGAACAACTTCGTGAAACGTGGGCTAAAAAAATCCAGTCCGCTGGCGGAAGATTAAGTATTTTGATATTTACATTAAAAATTGTGGCAGAAGCATTAAAAAAATTCCCAAAATTTAATTCCAGTATTGACCTTGAAAAGGAACAAATTGTTTATAAAAAATATTATCATATTGGGGTTGCTGTAGATACGGAACATGGGCTTTTAGTGCCTGTTCTGCGAGATGTAGATAAAAAATCTATTAAAGAAATTTCCATTGAATTGACCCAATTAGCGGAAAAAACGCGACAGCGAAAATTATCGCTGGAAGAATTGCAAGGAGCAACATTTACTATTAGCAATTTAGGAGGATTAGGCGGTAATGGCTTTACACCGATAGTAAACGCCCCTCAGGTGGCTATTTTAGGTATGTCCCGTTCGAGTAT
Encoded here:
- a CDS encoding 2-oxo acid dehydrogenase subunit E2, with amino-acid sequence MSKEFRLPSLGENISEATIGKILVKIGDTIKKGQPVLEIETDKAVAEIPSTLDGKIMEIHVKEGQKVKPGVLIFTMEEKTAVGAVSSEAPTSPPIEEKAPAVKKEMPVSTPVEKTVPLRPPLVTGVSGQKAKSDIPILASPSVRRLARELGVSLEEVPASDPSGKISAEDVMAYHKRITEGGTISQPEPISVITTEETTSIQINASTAKDSWGPILVEPMTTIRKKTAEQMMRSLSIPQVTHFDKANITQLEQLRETWAKKIQSAGGRLSILIFTLKIVAEALKKFPKFNSSIDLEKEQIVYKKYYHIGVAVDTEHGLLVPVLRDVDKKSIKEISIELTQLAEKTRQRKLSLEELQGATFTISNLGGLGGNGFTPIVNAPQVAILGMSRSSMEPVYQNGNFVPQLMLPLSLSYDHRVIDGAESARFVRWICNALENPWNIFFE